GTCGACTGCGGCACGATTAAGCGCGAGATAATGTTGAGTGGTTATCGACTGCTCGCCGCCTTCTTTGGCGCTACGGAAAGTAAACAGTAATGGAATATCAGGCATTACATCGCGGATAGCACGCGCTGCTGTAAGAACGGATGGTATAGAGGCGATATCCGCAAAGTGATCCACGCGCCATTCCAGAATATCGAATGTTGCTTCGCGGTAGGCCAGCGCTTCCGCTTTCACGGTGTTGATATCTCTTCCCATCAACGACACGATAATTTTGGGCATCCCTTCGCCAAGGGTAATATTTTTTACGGTGACGGTTTTCATGCGTGTCCTGTCAGTTTTTCTCTTCTCGCCATTATGAACTGTGAGGCGGGCCGCTTGAAGCAAAAAAAAAGCCCATCGTGGGAGACGGGCAAAGACTACACACAGCAATTCGTTGTTTCACTCAGGGGATTTCCATGCTTATAAATCAATGTGTTGATTTATAACCGTGTGCTAATAGTAAGCATGAGCACTTTTTGCGTCGATCAGATTCGTCTCAATAGTTTAAAAATTGTAAAGAATTTGCGACAAAAAAGGGTTACCTACGAGAGCAGATATGCGGTTCAACAGGAGCGGGATGCTGGATTGATAAAATTATCTAAAGCATCGGGCGGCATCGCCGCCCGGGATGGTTATGAATACTTATTGGCCTCCTCAATTTCGTCCAGTTCTTCAAGGATCTCTTCTGGTTCATTCGTTGGCGCCGGAACTTCATGTACCCATGCGGAAAACAAACGCCAGGTGACGGCCAGAAGCACCGGTCCAATAAACAGACCAATCATACCGAATGCAATCAGGCCGCCGATCACCCCGGAAAGGATTAGAATCAACGGAAGATCGGCGCCCATGCGGATGAGTACCGGGCGAATCACATTGTCCAAGGTACCGACGACGGCGCTCCACACCAGCAGCACAGTGCCCCAGGTAGTGTCGCCAGTCCAGTAAAGCCAGATAATTGCCGGAATCAATACCGGCAGCGGCCCCAACTGAACCAGGCAAGAAAGGATCATCACTACCGTCAACAGGGTGGCATAGGGCACGCCGGAAATCGCCAGCCCAATACCACCGAGCACCGCCTGAACCAGAGCGGTAACCACTACGCCAAGCGCTACGGCCCGAATCGCCTGGGCTGCCAGCAGAACTGCCGCGTCGCCGCGTTTTGCTGCGAGACGGCAGGCGAAATGGCGTATCCCCATCGCCACCTGTTCGCCGCGCCAGTATAGGAGGGCGCTAAACAACAGCATCAGGGCGCAGTGCATCATAAAGCGTCCTATATGCGCCGCCTGACCAACAAACCAGGTAGTGGTAGCGCCAATATAGGGGCGAACTTTCGCCATAATGGCGCTGCCGCCCATATCCAGCAAGTTGTGCCAACCAGCATACAGTTTAGCGCCAACCAGAGGAATACTGTTTAGCCACGCAAGATCGGGCAGTGTCATGTCGCCACCAGTCACCGCATGGATGAGCGGGCCGCTACCGTCAACAATGCTATTGACCAGCAAGGCGACGGGGATAACGAACAACAATACTAATAGCAGGGTCATGATCAGTACGGCAAGCGAACGGCGACCCCACAGTATTTTTTGTAATTTCAGCAAAACGGGCCAGGTCGCGATGACAATCGTACCTGCCCATGCAAACCCCAAAATAAAAGGCTGTACTATCCACAAACAGGCCACAATCATGATGGCTAAAAACAGCACCGATAGCAGCACCTGCGCAATATCCCTGGGCTGACGAACATTTACCATAAATACTTTTCACCTTTGTCTTTGCGCCAGAACGTTGGCGCGACGTGAATATGCAAATCACACCCTATAATGATGAGCAATTTCAGCCGTTTTTAACAGGCCGATTCTGCATGTAATTCTGTTGGGCGCACAGGAAAAAAATGTGATACAACAAATAACGCAACACGCAAACGATTAAGCATCCCTTCCAGTGCGTAGACCGCTCGCGCTCGCCGGGTCGGGTGCCACCGTTCACAACACAGACCGCAGGAAAGGGTCAATATAATGATTCCACAAATTTCTCAGGCACCCGGCATAGTTCAGCTGGTGCTCAATTTTTTGCAGACGCTGGAGCAGCAAGGGTTTACGGGCGATACGGCAACCAGCTATGCCGACCGTCTGACAATGTCGACCGATAACAGCATCTATCAGCTTCTTCCCGATGCCGTCGTTTTTCCCCGTTCTACGGCGGACGTCGCGCTTCTTGCCCGTCTGGCGGCAGAACCTCGCTTTACCTCACTGGTATTTACGCCGAGAGGTGGCGGTACAGGCACCAATGGACAGGCGCTAAATCAGGGCATTATTGTTGATATGTCCCGCTACATGAACCGTATTATTGAAATCAATCCTGAAGAGGGATGGGTACGGGTGGAGGCGGGCGTGATAAAAGATCAGCTTAACCAGGCGCTGAAACCGTATGGCTATTTTTTTGCGCCGGAGCTTTCCACCAGTAACCGCGCCACGCTTGGCGGTATGATTAATACCGATGCTTCCGGTCAAGGCTCGTTGGTCTATGGCAAAACATCGGATCATGTCTTAGGCGTTCGGGCCGTATTGCTGGGAGGGGATATCCTTGACACGCAATCGATGCCTGTGGAGCTTGCCCGCATGCTCGGTGAAAATAATACGACGCCAGGCCGCATCTATCAGACCGTCTATCAGTCCTGCCAGGAAAACCGTCAACGTATCCTCGATAGCTTTCCAAAGCTCAATCGCTTTCTGACAGGCTACGATTTACGCCACGTCTTTAACGATGACATGACCCGCTTCGATCTCACCCGTATCCTGACGGGCTCGGAAGGGACGCTGGCGTTTATTACTGAAGCCCGGCTGGATATTACGCCGATACCCAAAGTTCGCCGGCTGGTGAATGTAAAATACGACTCCTTTGATTCCGCGCTGCGTAACGCGCCTTTTATGGTGGCGGCGCGCGCCTTATCCGTCGAGACAGTCGATTCCAGAGTTCTTAACCTCGCGCGGGAAGACATTGTCTGGCATTCGGTGAGCGAACTGATTACTGATGTGCCGGACAAAGAGATGCTTGGCCTGAATATTGTGGAGTTCGCGGGTGATGATGAAGCGATTATCGACGAACACGTCGCGGCGTTGTGCCAACGGCTGGATGAGCTGATGGCCCTCGCGCAAGCGGGGGTGATTGGCTGGCAACTGTGCACCGATCTTTCGGGTATCGAACGCATTTACGCGATGCGTAAAAAAGCGGTAGGGCTGCTGGGTAATGTGAAGGGTGCAGCCAAACCGATTCCTTTTGCGGAAGATACCTGCGTACCGCCTGAGCATCTGGCCGATTATATTGCGGAATTTCGTGCTCTGCTGGATGGCCATGGATTAAGTTACGGCATGTTTGGTCATGTGGATGCCGGTGTGCTGCATGTGCGTCCGGCGCTGGATATGTGCGATCCACAACAGGAGCTGTTGATGAAACAGATCTCTGATGAGGTCGTCGCTCTGACTGCCAGATACGGTGGGCTGTTGTGGGGCGAACATGGAAAAGGCTTCCGTGCGGAATATAGCCCGGCCTTTTTCGGTGAAATTCTGTATGGCGAACTGCGCAAAATAAAAGCGGCTTTTGATCCGCATAATCGACTAAACCCAGGAAAAATTTGTCCCCCGCAAGGGATTGACGCGCCGATGATGAAGGTGGATGCGGTGAAACGCGGTACCTGGGATCGTCAGATCCCGCTGGCGGTGCGGCAAACCTGGCGTGGCGCCATGGCATGTAACGGGAACGGTCTGTGCTTTAATTTCGACGCGAGAAGCCCTATGTGCCCGTCAATGAAAATTAGCCTTAACCGGATCCACTCGCCGAAAGGCCGGGCGACTCTGGTGCGGGAATGGCTTCGTCTGTTGGCCGACCGCGGTGTCGATCCATTGAAGCTGGAAAAGGAACTACCGGAAAAGCGTGCCAGCCTTCGTACGCTGATTGCCCGTACCCGCAATAGCTGGCACAGTCGTAAAGGCGAGTATGACTTTTCCCATGAAGTTAAAGAGGCCATGTCTGGCTGTCTGGCGTGTAAAGCCTGTTCGACCCAGTGCCCGATTAAAATTGATGTTCCGGAGTTTCGTTCACGCTTTCTTCAGCTTTATCATACGCGTTATCTGCGTCCGGTACGCGATCATCTGGTGGCGACGGTCGAGACCTATGCTCCGCTAATGGCGCGTGCGCCAAAGACCTTTAACTTTTTTATTAACCAACCGGTGGTGCGTAATCTGGCGAAAAAACATATCGGTATGGTGGATTTACCTCTGCTCTCTGCCCCTTCGTTGCAACAGCAACTGGTGGGCCATCCGTCCGCCAATATGACGCTTGAGCAGCTGGAACGCATGAGCGCCGAGCAAAAAGCGAAAACGGTACTGGTGGTTCAGGACCCGTTTACCAGCTACTACGACGCTCGGGTCGTGGCGGACTTTATCCGCCTGGCGGAAAAACTGGGCAGGAGGCCGGTATTGTTACCGTTCTCGCCGAATGGTAAGGCGCAGCATATTAAAGGTTTCCTTAACCGCTTCGCGAAGACGGCGAAAAAAACATCAGAATTTCTGAACCGGATCGCCGCGTTGGGGATGCCGATGGTTGGCGTCGATCCGGCGCTGGTATTGTGTTATCGCGACGAATACAAGCTGGCGCTCGGTGAGCAGCGCGGCGATTTTCATGTGTTACTGGTCAATGAATGGCTATCGCAGGAAATAAATGCAAGACAGCCTGTCGAGATAAGCGGTGAACCGTGGTACTTTTTTGGTCACTGTACGGAGGTGACGGCTTTACCCGGCGCGCCTGCGCAGTGGGCCGCCATCTTTGCCCATTTTGGCGCGAAGCTGGAAAATGTCAGCGTAGGCTGCTGCGGTATGGCGGGCACTTATGGACATGAACTAACCAATCATAAAAATTCGCTGGGAATTTATGAGCTATCCTGGCATCAGGCGATGCAACGTCTACCGCGAAACCGCTGCCTGGCAACCGGCTATTCCTGCCGAAGCCAGGTTAAACGCATTGAAGGTACGGGCGTGCGTCACCCGTTGCAGGCATTATTGGAGATTATGGGATGATCTGGAAACGCGAAGTGACCCTGGATGCGCTGAACGCGATGGGGACAGGGAACATGGTGGGGTTGCTCGATATCCGTTTTGAGCATATTGGTGATGATACACTGGAAGCGTCGATGCCCGTCGATCACCGTACCAGGCAGCCTTTCGGCTTGCTGCATGGCGGCGCTTCTGTTGTGCTGGCGGAGAGTATCGGATCGGTCGCAGGCTATCTGTGTACGCAGGGAGAGCAAAAGGTGGTAGGGCTGGAGGTGAATGCCAACCATGTGCGCTCGGCACGCCAGGGCCGCGTTCGGGGTGTCTGTAAAGCGCTGCATACCGGGGCTCGCCATCAGGTCTGGCAGATAGATATCTTTGATGAACAGGGACGGCTATGTTGCACTTCGCGTCTTACTACTGCTGTGGTGTGACGTTGTCACACTTAAAAGTGTGACCCATATTGCTTTTGGTCAAAATGTGCGCAGAAAAAGGTGATATACTGTGCACGTTTACACATAAGCGAGGATGATATGTCTACTGATTTGGACCCAACCCAACTGGCGATTGAATTTTTACGCCGTGATAAAACCGAACTTTCTCCCGCCCAGTATCTGAAGCGTTTAAAACAACTGGAACTGGAGTTTGCCGATCTTCTCACGCTCTCTTCAACCGAGTTGAAAGAAGAGATCTATTTCGCCTGGCGCTTGGGCGTGCATTAATAACCTCTGTGTAGGCCGGATAAGGCATTAGCCGCCATCCGGCTATGTCACCAGTCAGTCTCACCAGGTGAAATATAATCTTACTGATTTTGTTCAAAAAAAACACAGATCGCCATTTGTGCTAAAAAGGCCTGCACTTTTTATGAGAATATTCTTATGCCCCTTCAAGAGCTAAGCCATCAAGAGTGCCGGAGATAAGCGCCGGGTGGGGCCGGAACCCTTAAGCCTGTAGTTAACAGACTTAAGGGTTTTTCTTATTCCGGACGGCAAAAAATCAGGATCTGTCAGTAACAGGCGATACGCAGTTAGTGGTTGTATTATTTAATATGCGGTTAGCCAATACGCCTGACATCATCGAACCGTTAACGTTCAGGGCGGTCCTGGCCATATCGACGATGGGCTCAATGGCAATAAAAATACCGACCAGCGCAACGGGAAAGTTTAATGTTGACAGGACAATCAGCGCGGCGAATGTTCCCCCACCGCCGACACCGGCCACGCCAATAGATCCCAGAGCAATAGCAGGCAACATTGCGGCCAGAAAATGCAGCGAGAGTGGATCAATGCCGATGGTGGGCGCAATCATCGCCACCATAATAGCCGGATAGATCCCGGCACAGCCATTTTGTCCCATGCTGGAACCAAACGAAGCGGAAATATTGGCAATGGTACTCTGTACACCACATTTTTCCTGCGCGGAAATGGCCAATGGAATAGATGCGGCACTGCTACGGGAAACAAATGCAAAGGTTAAGACTGGCCAGACCATTCTGAAGTAACGCGCCGGATTATTACCGCTGAGCAACAATAAAATGGCGTGTACGATAAACATCATTAAAATTGCGATATAACAGGCGCCGATAAAACCAAGCAGGCTGGCGAACTGTTCAAGGCGGTATGATGAAAATACCGAAGCCATTAATGCCATTACTCCATAGGGCGTTAATGCAATAACGATACGTACCATCTTCATTACCCAGATCTGAATAGCGTTAATGCCTGTACTTAATTTTTGGCCTTCTTCCGGCGTGTCTTTTTTGACTTTTAACAGAGCAATACCCGCTATTAACGTAAAGATGACAATTCCAATAACGGAAACGTTTCTGGCGCCAGTAAGATCAAGGAAAATATTGGTTGGTATCAGCGATGTCACCAATTGTGGGATCGACACCGCGGCTGTTTTGTTGACCTCTTCCGTGGTCAATGTGGACGGCATGTGTGCAAAAGCACTGGCGTCAAGTCCAAGGATATGGGCTGTCAGTAAGCCGATAAAACCAGCAATCATCACCAGACATAACATGCATCCGACGATCGTCAGCGACATTTTTCCGATACCGGCGCTATTTTCCAGTTTATTGATGGCGGAAAGAACGGAAATAAAGATTAGCGGTATGGCAACCAGTTTTAACAAGTTGACGTAACCATTGCCGATGATGCCGTACCATTCGATTATGGTTTTAGTGT
The Salmonella bongori NCTC 12419 DNA segment above includes these coding regions:
- the ydiJ gene encoding D-2-hydroxyglutarate dehydrogenase YdiJ, producing the protein MIPQISQAPGIVQLVLNFLQTLEQQGFTGDTATSYADRLTMSTDNSIYQLLPDAVVFPRSTADVALLARLAAEPRFTSLVFTPRGGGTGTNGQALNQGIIVDMSRYMNRIIEINPEEGWVRVEAGVIKDQLNQALKPYGYFFAPELSTSNRATLGGMINTDASGQGSLVYGKTSDHVLGVRAVLLGGDILDTQSMPVELARMLGENNTTPGRIYQTVYQSCQENRQRILDSFPKLNRFLTGYDLRHVFNDDMTRFDLTRILTGSEGTLAFITEARLDITPIPKVRRLVNVKYDSFDSALRNAPFMVAARALSVETVDSRVLNLAREDIVWHSVSELITDVPDKEMLGLNIVEFAGDDEAIIDEHVAALCQRLDELMALAQAGVIGWQLCTDLSGIERIYAMRKKAVGLLGNVKGAAKPIPFAEDTCVPPEHLADYIAEFRALLDGHGLSYGMFGHVDAGVLHVRPALDMCDPQQELLMKQISDEVVALTARYGGLLWGEHGKGFRAEYSPAFFGEILYGELRKIKAAFDPHNRLNPGKICPPQGIDAPMMKVDAVKRGTWDRQIPLAVRQTWRGAMACNGNGLCFNFDARSPMCPSMKISLNRIHSPKGRATLVREWLRLLADRGVDPLKLEKELPEKRASLRTLIARTRNSWHSRKGEYDFSHEVKEAMSGCLACKACSTQCPIKIDVPEFRSRFLQLYHTRYLRPVRDHLVATVETYAPLMARAPKTFNFFINQPVVRNLAKKHIGMVDLPLLSAPSLQQQLVGHPSANMTLEQLERMSAEQKAKTVLVVQDPFTSYYDARVVADFIRLAEKLGRRPVLLPFSPNGKAQHIKGFLNRFAKTAKKTSEFLNRIAALGMPMVGVDPALVLCYRDEYKLALGEQRGDFHVLLVNEWLSQEINARQPVEISGEPWYFFGHCTEVTALPGAPAQWAAIFAHFGAKLENVSVGCCGMAGTYGHELTNHKNSLGIYELSWHQAMQRLPRNRCLATGYSCRSQVKRIEGTGVRHPLQALLEIMG
- a CDS encoding YdiH family protein, with protein sequence MSTDLDPTQLAIEFLRRDKTELSPAQYLKRLKQLELEFADLLTLSSTELKEEIYFAWRLGVH
- the menI gene encoding 1,4-dihydroxy-2-naphthoyl-CoA hydrolase, yielding MIWKREVTLDALNAMGTGNMVGLLDIRFEHIGDDTLEASMPVDHRTRQPFGLLHGGASVVLAESIGSVAGYLCTQGEQKVVGLEVNANHVRSARQGRVRGVCKALHTGARHQVWQIDIFDEQGRLCCTSRLTTAVV
- a CDS encoding L-cystine transporter, with product MVITLAYIALFLVFAWAIFRINQKSDSLSKSVFIAIFLGAVIGLSLHFISATHTKTIIEWYGIIGNGYVNLLKLVAIPLIFISVLSAINKLENSAGIGKMSLTIVGCMLCLVMIAGFIGLLTAHILGLDASAFAHMPSTLTTEEVNKTAAVSIPQLVTSLIPTNIFLDLTGARNVSVIGIVIFTLIAGIALLKVKKDTPEEGQKLSTGINAIQIWVMKMVRIVIALTPYGVMALMASVFSSYRLEQFASLLGFIGACYIAILMMFIVHAILLLLSGNNPARYFRMVWPVLTFAFVSRSSAASIPLAISAQEKCGVQSTIANISASFGSSMGQNGCAGIYPAIMVAMIAPTIGIDPLSLHFLAAMLPAIALGSIGVAGVGGGGTFAALIVLSTLNFPVALVGIFIAIEPIVDMARTALNVNGSMMSGVLANRILNNTTTNCVSPVTDRS
- the ydiK gene encoding AI-2E family transporter YdiK; its protein translation is MVNVRQPRDIAQVLLSVLFLAIMIVACLWIVQPFILGFAWAGTIVIATWPVLLKLQKILWGRRSLAVLIMTLLLVLLFVIPVALLVNSIVDGSGPLIHAVTGGDMTLPDLAWLNSIPLVGAKLYAGWHNLLDMGGSAIMAKVRPYIGATTTWFVGQAAHIGRFMMHCALMLLFSALLYWRGEQVAMGIRHFACRLAAKRGDAAVLLAAQAIRAVALGVVVTALVQAVLGGIGLAISGVPYATLLTVVMILSCLVQLGPLPVLIPAIIWLYWTGDTTWGTVLLVWSAVVGTLDNVIRPVLIRMGADLPLILILSGVIGGLIAFGMIGLFIGPVLLAVTWRLFSAWVHEVPAPTNEPEEILEELDEIEEANKYS